Part of the Quercus robur chromosome 5, dhQueRobu3.1, whole genome shotgun sequence genome, CTCGCACAGTACAGCATAGGCAACCATTATTAACCATGATAATGTCTTCAGATACAGAGGAATGACTAGCAACCAATGATCCATCAACCAAACTGCATTGATAGTAATCAGATCACTAATAAAGTATAAGAAAAACCTCAGCACTCTTAGCAAATAATTCTCAGCcctttaataataaaaaattaaaaaataaactctctAGTAAGGAAGTAAAAGAACACTAGATATTTGCATGCTCACTTCCTTAACATGAGTCTTCTAACCAAATTACGCTATCTGAGTCTTCTGACataggaaataaataaataaaaccattcCCATATTGCCCCATAATAACtccaaattttgtaaaaaagaaaCTTATGTCAGTATAGAAAAGCAGCATCATTAATTCATTATAAATAGATCATCAAATTATGTTACACCAAAATTAAGCACTAATTTCTATAAAACAGTATCCGTAAATTATCTCAGCATCTAACTCAATCTATTGTTATTTATGGCTAGACTATAATAAGTCACTAAGTCACTACAATTTCTGCACATCCTGAACCAAATATTTTGGTTGTTAATTCAGCTCTTAAGAACAAAACTCTAAATGTGTTGCAATGGCTGGCAAATTACAATTAGCTTCTCCAACTTAGACATAATTTAACTATTTATGCATTAAAACTATCCAACTTCTGTAACAGTATCTCTTTTAAATCGCATACAATACATTTTCGGTCCCAACCCCCCCACAAACAAAGGTCATAAAAAAAGTTACTTCAGTTTTTAAGTGAGGGGAAATAAGAAAAGGTTCCAAATAGACACTCACGTTTCAAGTATGCATCAAAGAGATTGCTAGTGACCCCTTCAATAGTATCATCCACAGGAAGAATGTGGACACGCTTTCCGTATTTGACATCTGCACACTGGTGCACAGAAACAAAATCTCCAAGCCTCACCCTGAGGTTACTTCTTATAACCTTGTTCATCCTTATCTTTGGCTTATCACAAGTGTCATCAGCCAGGGCAATGTAGATAgtatctttccttttcttccccCAAACACCAAAagcaacaaataaatatatataaatcagaTTAATAAGAGTCTCCCTTAATAATCTTAAGCTCATAGATAGAGATTTCATTATTAGTACCACTTTGCAGGAAGGAATTCATCAAAACAGAACAAACTTCTCATTAAGAGTAATGCTAAGAAGTAAAAACAAGCATGTATGCACAAGTTTgagaaagaaatcaaaatttcaaTACATAACATGCCAACTTTTAAACAACATTAGCATAATTTGCCTCCTAAACAGCCAATTCCCTTTCTAAACATACAAACGATAATCTCTATTTACATTACCTTTACCTTAAGCAAGTCTATAAGGCACACAATTTAATACCAATTCCACAATGTGTAACAACCACTACATTAACAAACTAAACCCAACTGCTTCAAAAAACCCAACTTTgtgaagccaaaaaaaaaaaaaaaaaatccatttcaCAGATcctaaaaaacccaaaaccgaGATAAAAGCACAACACTAATTCACCACCCAAAACCCTGATTACCCATAAACCCAACACAGCCATACAACATAATCATCATCGTCAATTCATCATCATCAATggcaataacaacaacaacaatacaCACAACACAAGCAAAAACCCTTAAAAGCAATAATCGAAACAACTCAAGAAGATCCTAAAAAGCTCACCTTGATCAAGATCGTGTCTCCCTGGAAAAGTTGGAGCTTTTCCATGGTATCGGGATGAAGCGCAACGACAGAGTAGACTTTGAAACAAAACACAAAGCcatctaagaaagatacaaaaaCCTATATATAGGCATATACACaggaagagggagagagagagggaaccttGGTGGTTTGGGGAGAGAGAGGAAGTGAGGGAGAATTTAAATATCCACTCTAAAATTTTCCCAGGAACCAAACATTACaatttataaacaaaacatGAAAACGCTCCGAATTTGCCTCCGTTGAAGAATCGAGACGAATCAGGCAAAATGAACTTTCTGTCGTAGTGGCGATTGAGCTTGGAACCCTAGAAAATTGGGGGAGATTAGATGAGGTAGGCAAAGAGTAGAGGAGTTGATGGAAGACTTCGACTTCGATTTTTTGAGTGACGATGAGACAGAGCCATAGCGTTGAAAGGCCAATAGTTATGCAATTGCCATGACCTAAAGCTTCGAAATTTTCATGATTGAGAGCTATGAAATTGGCTTTGAAATTTCTAAGTTTTGTGTGAGAGAGATTTGAGCTactagagagaaaatgagaaactgTGAGAGCTATCTATAAAACTTTGGGTTGTTCTGTAGCTTTATATAAGTTCtgtgtttctaattttcaaCACTGACAACTGTAGAAAAAAGATGTAGTTTATCTTCTACATTCATCAAGCCCGTggataaaacttttatttaattttttttttgacacttGTTTCAATAGTTGTGCCAATGTGGAAATAAGCAggttaatttctttattttgatcAACAGTTGAGTACAACAGTAGAAACTTAGGGgttttattaacattttttaacgACCATAGtaaaaaaatgtggaaaaaactcaagtttgttGTAGTGATGGTATACCTATACTCGATCcgattattttattgaattgtaaCACAAGTAGTTTTAGATCTCGATTACAATTCATGAAatacaattcaaaaaaaaaaaaaaaaaggtgactcactcaattgaaaaattaatcaTACGCTTTATCATTAGTTGTGGTCCTTGTGGTGGACAAGGGATACTGTCATCTTAACGTTTCAAGCAAACTACAAACTTTTCTACAAAAGTCTTCTTGACTACTACAGAAAAGTTGGCAAGATTGCTTTTCCATTCACCAATGACACAAGCCTAGAATGCGGTTTGCTCCTCTTACATGATTGCAGAGATCCACATCAAATAATGAAAACCCCGAAGATCAAACTGGAGAGGAAAGAAACACTTCTGTACGATGTTGAAACCATCTTTCAGGCTAATATCATACAAATCAATTAGGACCAACAATTGGATTCCAATCGTTGCGAATCCTTAAACAATTGGACTCCCCCCAGCTCTCCATTCATAAACTCATAGAGCTCTGATCTATGAGTTTATGCCAGATGGATCTCTTGAAAAGTTCATATATGAAGATTTTTTCACAAATGTTGATCGTTAATTGGCGTGGGAAACATTATACAAGATTGCAGTTGGCATTGCTTGGGGATTAGAATACTTGCTTAGAGGTTGCAACACACGAATCTTACATTTTGATATAAATCCCCGCAacatttttttggatgaaaacttTTGTCgaaagatttttaattttggccTTGGCAAAATATGCTCTAAAGAAGAGGGAATCATATCAATGTTGGGAGCAAGAGGAACGGTAGGATATATAGCTCTAGAActattttgtagaaattttgAAGGGGTCACTCACAAGTCAGATGTTTACAATTATGGAATGATGGTTTTAGAAATGATTGGGGAAGAAAGAATATTGATGTTAGCGTTGATTGTATTAGTGAAATATATATTCCACATTGGATTTACAAATGTCTTGAACTAGATGAAGAACTAGGATTGCAGGGCCTCATTAACAAAGAGGATGAAGAAAGTGCAAGGAagatgataatagtgaatttgtGGTGCATACATATTGATCCCTCAGACTGGCCATCAATGAGTAAAGTGGTAAATATGTTGGAAGGAAGCCTTGATTTCTTGCAAATCCCTCCCAAGCCTTTCTTGTCTTCTCCACCAAGAACTCTAGTAGATTCTTCATTTGCAATGATTTTGTTATGATATGTCTCTATTTTGTCCAAAAGTGCATTTCTTCTTTTGAAGGAAACCTAATGTGTCGGTATTAGTGAAGATCTTTgtgaattattttgattttgagctTAAAGATGAAGAGCCTTCAATTATTGTTTACAATATGAATATCAAGCATGATGGCTTTTACTATTATAAATTAGTATCATTTGATTATTTTGGGTGtgattgattgatattattcctTTTTGAGTGGACAATCTTTTTCTAAATTATGTTATGGTacgttttttttatatatgtatatatatgtgtgtatatatatatatatgtatatatatgtgtgtgtgtgtgtgtgtgtgtgtgtgtgtgtatatatataaagagagagagggagagagaatccTATACACCAAATTATGAAAATACACAAAACCACTCCCTACATCCAATTTGTATATCCTTAATTCAAAAGTTTGCAAAAACTACTGTTCTCTTTGTTAAGTTATGATTTTCCATAATGTTTATGTTGGCATTATTCCATGATAAATTTGTTGTAAATTccatgattttatttctttgtattttgtgagatttattGTAATGGATATAGTCATAAGACGGTGAAGATTTGCTTAAGATAGCTCCTTTGGCGACTAGTGGGAGAGTCAGGGAGACTGGTTGGCAATTGCATTAGGTTTCCATACATTACGTGAGGAGCACTTGTTGTGGTTCATCAAAATTTAGTTTTCCTAGTGGCTGGCAACTGGCTCACGAGTAGGTCGATCCACCAATGATTTGCCAGGCATTCTGAATAGCTAGAATTTTTGTGTGACATTTCCTTTCCttcacccacactatatataatCTCATTAGCCACAAATTTTGAGGCTAACAGatagaaaaccctagaaatatTAAGGGTTTTATAAAACCCAACTTTTAGAGAGAGCTTCTCATCCTTAAGTGAGAATTCCtttgtactctctctctctctctctctctctctctctctctctctctctctctctctctctctctctctctctctctctctctctctctctctctctctctctctctctctcgttgtCATATTTTGAGAGGAGATTTACTGAAACACAACTTACACACAAATTGAGTGTTGAAAGTGTCTTGGTTCTGTGAGAAGCATTAGAGCTTAGCCAAATTCAACTAATAAGGCTTGGTGGTGTAATTGGGAGGAATTGCTAGATGAGGAAAGCTAGTAAAGACAAGATTTTGAAAAGTTCGTTGGGAGTTAGAGCTTGTAGGGATCAAGTGCATCGGGTAAATTATGATTGAAAAGTCTCTTCGATTATTCTTATACTTCAACTTATTTGTTAGTGGATCCTTTTGTCTTGGAGGGCCGCAGAGAGGTTTTTTTgctgagttcttcggttttctTCTTCGGTAACACATTGTGTGTTATCTTGGGTTTGCTATTCTCTTCCCTACTACCTTTTACACTTTAGCATTGTATTTTCATGTTCATCCTTACAATTGTTGAATATATCagttaattaattggttaattacataaatttagCTTTAATTGTGTTTAACCTAAAATTGATATAGCCGTAATTAAAATTTGGGAATCGTAATTATCTCTAGTAATTAGACTAGTGATCTTTCACTCTTCTAAACATATAAGAAAActataaattttctaattcctttatctttatattttattttatttttaattcacttttattgctctctctctctctctctctctctcgaccATTTATTCAAGAGTCGATTCGCTCTCAAACTCAAAAGCTAAATAGAAAGTGGGTTTGTGGTAATGGGTTTGCTAGGTTGACGACTCGATGCAGCTGATTTGATGCTGTCGTTTTTGGTGGTGAATTTATGCACTAGATGCGGCAATTTATGTGGGTTTTGGCGGAAGGAACCATGGGTTTGTGGAACCATGGGTTTGTGGTGATGGGTTCAGGGTTGACAAGTCTTATAAGTTCTAGTGATAATATGTCTGGGTACCTCAAATGTGTGATGGTTGGGTGGGTGTGTTGAGAGTTTTaagttgtatttattttaattattaaaacgACAATGAGTTGTTGCTTTGTTGGatgtaaataaattatataaaaataattatttagattatttttttaatatgatgtATTGCAAATAGAGGAATAAGATGTAAGTGGATTGTAAAGTAgaaaaagtaacttttggtgaggtaaaataggaaaaatttagaaaactggATGTGCATACTTCTAGTTTTGTAAACTTCAACTCAATTTCAAAGTGAATGGTTACTTTtcctattttaattattttgtttttaaataaaatatattttttttttacatccaaTTATCATAGGTTCTTTTTttagatgagagagagagagagagagagagagagagaggtttaaaTACAAATATGAGAAGTTTTACAAAGCTATAATGCTCTCCAAATTTGTTGAGCACTGTAATGAtttgcaaaaatttaaatagtgTATTGTCACAAGGGTTAGGACTGAGGGCATTACGATCCTTTTACACATATAATGTCCTTAGGTCATCTTGGTCCTACATGTGAACCAACCATAAATGGAAGTGTATTAAGGTCCATATATGAATGAAGGAAATGAAATGAGAGATAATTGAGAAATCAGAGGAATAAAAAACTTGTATTACGATACCGTTTCGGACATTAGAACCAATATTACTTTGAGGTTTGTTAAAACTGGacccttttttttaacacaCGCTGAAACATTGTCGTTTAGTTTGCTACCTTAAATTACTGAAGTTCAAACACTACTGTCTAGTTTGTCTAGCCTGTTATCTCCCTCAAACCCATGGTTGGAACAGGGACCAAGAGTTTGGGTTGAAGATCAATGAAGCAAGAAGAAGGCAATGGTTTAGTAAAGATATCAGCAATTCAATCATGAGTGGAGATGAATTTAACAACGATATCCTTGCAGACTACACGTTCTAGGATGAAAGGGAAGTTCACACCATAAGACCGGAGATGAGCAAGGTAGATACCAAGGTCCTTGAGCAATTGTTGAATTCATGAACAAAGTTCAGTTAAAGAAATTGCATCAAAGATAGATGAGATAGCCTGAAGTGGATTTACGATCAACTGAGCCACCAACCCAATCAGCATCAAAGAAAGCCGTAAGAGTCAAAGGCTGAAGTTGAAAGTGAATGCCATGATTGGACAtaaatgggttttgtttgtgGTGTACTGTGCCCCCACAATGGCAATTTGGAAAAGTACCATAAATACGCAATGCCAAGCTTCAACATCGGCTGGTATGGTCCTGTATTGGGAGAAATCTTAGCAGAATTGTAGGGCTCAATGTGGACAGATGTGTAAGAGACAGTGCTCCTAGTTCTTAGTGAATTTGGATCAAACCCGCTTAAACGAGTGGAGTCGATCCTTGGATAGTTGAGGCACCTGATGAAGAGCTTGGGCTAGCTTATGGAGATGGATCTGGTTCCGTTGTGTCTAGACCGCCCAAACTATGTAAGTGAAGAGATTGACATTTCTGCTCTGTGTTATCATCCAAGACAGCAGCTCTCTAAAATCTTAGAACGCTGTAGAACGTCAAAAACCCCAAAGCACCGAATTTGCCCAGACAATATCGAGCTCTGTACACAGCCATAACACATGTAAAGGATTTTCTGAGGCTTTGTGACAGCAGTCACATAGTGGGTCGTTGATGATGGTCCGTCGAACAAGACTTTATTTCATTGGCATGGCATAACGACAAGCTCGCCATAGCAAATTCTTCACCTTTTGTGGCACATTCAGTGCCCACAAAGCTTTCCAAAAATGCTTTTCTTGGCTTGAAAATTGCTGTGACCCATCCAAGTCTGGTTCTTCTTTAAGGAATCTATATCCAGACTTCAATTGTAACTACCATCACTTGAATAAGGCCAAAACAGGAGATCCTCAGAAGCCCCACGTGCTAGAGGCATTTTCTTGATTATATCTGCCTCTTCTAGTGCAAATAATCCATCAATCCACTGTTAAATTTTCAAAGGGTTCAATGGGATTAGAGATTACCTGTGGAGGGTGTTTCCTTGGCAACCAATGATGTTGCCAAATCCTTATTTTCTCACTATTTCCAACCCGCCATCTTGCACCTCTTTGTAGGAGGTCTCTACCTTTTAGGATGCTTCTCCATGCATACGACCCCATCCTTGATTCAGTTGCCTCCATAATAGTAGTGTTTGGGAAAAAAACGAGCTTTGAACACCTTGTAAAAAAGAGATGTTTTATAGTGCAATAGTTGCAAAGCTTGCTTTGCTAGGAGAACATCATTAAACAGAGCAAGATCTCTAAAGCCCATTCCTTCTACTGTCTTTAACTTAGTCATCTCTTCTCACTTTAGCCAACGAACTTTTCTATGTTCACCCCTTTGTCCtcaccaaaatatttttaatcaatGCCTCAATTTCATGGCATAGTCCCAAAGGAATTTTGAAACATCCCATAGTATATATAGGAATAGCCTgaataacaaattttatcaatACTTCTCTGCCCGCCCAAGAAAGTAACTTCCATTCCCAACCTTGCAATTTTCTCCACaccctttcttttatgtagCTGAAACTTGCCTTATTTCCTTTCCCAACAAGAGATAGAagacccaaatatttttcatattgcaTAATCTCCTGCACACCCAATACTCCTTTGATGGTGGATCTCATTTCAGCAGAGGTGGATTTGTTGAAGAAAAGAGCTGTTTTACTTCTATTTACTTTTTGGCCCGAGGACCCTTCATACATATTCAGAACACAAATTGCACTTACGGATTCCTTCACACATATTCAGAACACAAATTGCACTTACGGATTCATTTACATTATTGTATTTAATCAAATAGATGTGCTTTAGTAGAAAGTCGTGAGTGTATTTTTCCTTCCACTTTCTCTTTTACTtagttaattatatatatatatatatatataacaatccCTAATCATGCATGCTTATCAAACTTAACCCTTTTATTTCCACTTAATCATACACTAGGGTTACCAAAGTTAAGTAAAGGTCCAAAATGGTGTGGCCTGTGGGACACCACACCTATTAACACACACTACAATATAATCCATAAACTATTCATCAAATGAATTCATAATGCCTAATGTCCATATAACCTTAGAAAAtaaatcacttttattaatgaaaattgtCACACGGATTGGATTttttggggagagagagagagagagagagagagagagagatttaattGAATATTAAAGAGACAAGTATTGAAACATGTTTGTACAAGTGTGACACATATCAATTGATTtagattgaaaattaaatataaagtTTCTTACGCATGGCACGAAAAGCATTTAATTGAAATATTATGCTAAAGAGACAAGTATTGAAACATGTTTGTACAAGTGTGGCACATATGAATTGATTtagattgaaaattaaatataaagtTTCTTATGCATGGAATCCTTATGTACAATAGTGTTAGAACTTGATTTTTACTAAATCATAATTCgttgaaaatttaattatgacctaaaatttatattatattatttttcaatatgGAAACTTTCTTAATTTAGACATTTAAAGTAGTTTAGAATTCTGAATTTTAACTCTAatatttagtgattttttttttctttttcaaaataacaataTTTAGGATTCCCATAGCTCTTACATATTTATACACTACTAAtgttacaaaaattaaacaatgaCAATAGGGGACAATAAACCTATGGCATGGATTAAAAATGAACTCAATTAGTCTTagaaaagttttcttattttatttgattcaatttcaaatgtttattaatgaataaataaatgttatactTTCTCCCACTTGTGGGAAAAAGCATGtaaaccaaaaattttcttgTCTCTTTCAATAGTTTATTCCAAAGTTCTTACACGATGGATTGTGACAATGACAATGAGCTTGTTCTATAACTCttttatacatttttcaatAAACTTGGACAACTACTTCATAGTGATTTCTTCCTATTCTAATTACttcttctaaaataaaaatacttaattTAGCATGTGCATGTTTTAGTATGTGccaaccaatttttttaaaatttaaaattccaATCAAGCACAATGTTAGATGATTAATgtacaaataattaattttagataatttctcttttaaatgaaaaatgtacttataaaaaaacattgttatcggtaaatttttaattttttaatattgtttttagCATACCATTTTCTGTTAGAAAAATGGATTTTGGTTTGATTGGCAACTTTTAAGCCAAACTTAAAGTAGAGCTCACACATTGTTTCATGCAAGACCAAATTGGAAAGTTTTCTCCTCAATGAAGAGATTAACATCATGTGAGCACTTTCCGAAAATCATTTAAGGATTTGTTGTATAATTGACTCCTAAAGTGTAAAATTTGTAAGTCTCacatagaaattaaattgaataattttataaaactatatactTATGGGTGTGGTTCTAAGCGGGTTGtctaatattaaataattatttattaatttatttaagtgTCTACTATTGTGCAGCTATTCTCCGAATAATATATTTGTTCATGTGACAccattttcttatatataatttgtggATCCATTTTAAATAGTAAGTTCTCATTTATTCCATATGGTTTTTAGTTTTACATTCACATTCATAGTCAAAGGATGAGAAAGAGACACAATTTTGTTCACTGTAGCATTTAAATTAATGTTCTTCTTCTATATGTTGTGATCATTGTATCCTAGGTGAATAACATTCAAGACTCAAAGCATCAATTGATCTCGGTATAATAGGTGATGCTCAGTCAGGCTATGAGTTTGGGCCAAACCCATCTAGGTAATGGGCTAGGTGCTCGGTTAGTAAGCAAGGCGGGAAGGACCCGTTTTAGGAAATGTGTCCTGAGCTCAGTACGTACCGATAGTTGTAGTCCGTACAGTTCTCTTTCTTATGTTTGGTttacaaaagaaagagatatggaaagaaaaatgtttttatatataaatatatatatattattttaaccatgatatataaaagtaaagaaGGCAATAAAATTCCTAGGCAAAAATGTAACTTTTTGAGACATTTAAAGTTAACAAATGTGGCTGCAATTCTTTAGTGGAGTTTCTCTCCATTCCACCCAAATCGGATGGACGCAAAATGTGAGCACGGAATGATatattttccttcctttttgaACTTTAACTATCTTCTCTTCTGTCAACCAAACAGAAATAATGCATCACTTtccccttttctctcttctttcattcGTTCCAAATGAATTGtaagaaaaattatcttatacTATGTCtttagtgagagagagataaatataTCCGGGATTTGGATTTATTGAGAAAGTTTTTATTAATCTACATACTttataatgaaatttgttaaataTCAAAAGATAGATGTTGAAATTGTCattgcagtttttttttcttcagtacTAACATTTTAATAGAAGCTTCTACATTTCTTCACTCCTATTTGCAGCAAAATCAATGTGacacaaataattaattatatgaaATCTGCTTATATCTACCCCATAACTTCAATCACATAGTGTTCATAAATGTGACATgctcacccacacacacacacacagtctAATTCAATTTCAAACACAGTCACAAATATACTCACACATTTTGGTAACCCCAAGCAAATACAAATTCGTTAATCACAGCTGCCTTGTTTACAAACACAAGCAACCAATCAACCACAATGTTTCGAAATTGATGACACACATGCGGCCTAGTCCTAGGTCTGACCCATTGAACCCGcccaactctctctcaaaaaaaaaactctctcaagCCCAAAACTATCACTCTCAAAGCACACGCCTTTCAAGCCAGTCTCAATCAGTACCAAGCCCAGGTCCAAACCCAACCTTGAAATCCAACACTTCCTTTACAATCAGACCAGCCCATATTTTAAGCTCATACCAAAGCCccatttgaaataaataaagtatCAGCCCACGTCAAATTCAAGCCCAACAGAAGCCTCCATTTACATAAAAACCTAGCAAGCCCACACCTAACCTAACCCAACTGAAACCCTCTCAAACTTAGAGCCCAGGTCGAAAATTGAGAGACAGAGATCcgggagagagatagagaggggCTGATTTTATGTAAACTGGCTTCATCAATACTCTGATATAATATTAGTCAATAGGGTTCTCCAAAAAGTTATACACCCATCATTAATTCCTTATagttttaaaatactaaaattataactaattttataataaaaaaatttataaattaatgtgataataaatgtgattttttttaaccaacaacttaataaacgaaaactatattttcattttatgtttAAATATTAACACTGTGAGGTTTGTATAATACTAAAATTTATTAGCATGAATCTTATAAGTCACAAATGTAGCTTCAtgtccaaaacaaaataatcagATGACAACTTGGCTCTTCTTGATAGAGCATAGCTGTTATTAGTTGTTTATGTGTTTTTGACGTAAAACATACAACACATGCCTTCCTGAAGCTACAAGGGTGCTAGAAGTCATGGCACAAGATCAAGGGGTGCTAGTAGAGGCCATCGCGATGACAGTGTTGGAATTGTATGAAATTTGGCAAGTTGACGAGAACCAGCATTCTGATCCAGACTCGATATTATCTTGAGTGTTGCCTAAATTTAGGCAAATTCCTTCGTTAAGGCACCAAAAACAGTGTATTTgctatttataataatatttgttttttccttaataacttttagtttaaaagtcaaaataaggTCTTGTTTGTTTTGAGACGTCTTTTAGagacagtattttcaattttgctttttttttggtaaaaattactattttaccACCTAATTATGTGATTAGcatgaattagggtttttgggtgttttcctagccgctataggttttttttgctatttaaacATATTGTAGCGTCTAAGGCAGTTCAGTTTTcagatttataaaaaatatagattttgtCTATTTCTTTCTGGTGGATTCCAAAACCCTATCTCCTTGTGAATTCAAGGAACTCCTTGTGGATTCGAGGTTTTCATTCAAAAGCTAACATGTTTAGTTTCTTTTCCATTCAAAAAGcaatatgtttattttcttgtagcCTACGCGACATTAGTTTCacatgtaatttttattaaaacatgTCTATCAGTGATAAGTTAGAGATCAAAATTGGGTTGTAACTATTCCTAATTGCTAGAATTTAGTTTGTGGGGTTAGAGCATCCACACTAAGTCGTTTATATCTGATTTTGGTgttaagaaagagaagagattGTTTGGTgttaagaaacaaaacaaacaattagGATTTTGTATCTTCAACTCACGATTTCAGTTCATATTCACCTATGTATGGACCTGAGTGCAAAATGGTATGCATAATTAACACTGCCCTCTATGCTTCTAAATCCCAACGTGCATGATTCAATTAAAAGAGTTATGTTTTATGGCTTAATTGTTTTATGACTACCATAGCCATTGTTGGGCAAAGTGGTACCTCATTTTGCCATAAGGGCTGGGGGTATCAAATTACCATAGCCATTGTTGGGCAAAAGTGGTACCTCCTTTTGCCATGAGGGCAAGGGGTATCCATGGGCGTGTTCCAGCCCTAAGATATTAAGTATGACA contains:
- the LOC126726452 gene encoding cell division control protein 48 homolog A-like isoform X3; the encoded protein is MKSLSMSLRLLRETLINLIYIYLFVAFGVWGKKRKDTIYIALADDTCDKPKIRMNKVIRSNLRVRLGDFVSVHQCADVKYGKRVHILPVDDTIEGVTSNLFDAYLKLWLMDHWLLVIPLYLKTLSWLIMVAYAVLCEEILLKCF
- the LOC126726452 gene encoding uncharacterized protein YNR029C-like isoform X1, with amino-acid sequence MKSLSMSLRLLRETLINLIYIYLFVAFGVWGKKRKDTIYIALADDTCDKPKIRMNKVIRSNLRVRLGDFVSVHQCADVKYGKRVHILPVDDTIEGVTSNLFDAYLKRLAKPAPVIETFCSDELVSRYLKLDGVVTLVDSKHALQNLNGVKPRFVVNEAVEQVAYADRIIFNKIDLVGEAELEVLTKKVKVSFSVVHECSV